In one window of Clupea harengus chromosome 4, Ch_v2.0.2, whole genome shotgun sequence DNA:
- the LOC116220255 gene encoding zinc finger protein 664-like isoform X1, protein MPVNFAVAILKGSTSGDYISGRVTAVVSSPTRIQSLTVKAKGKANGLSIMDLEGMCTLSHSSFPTKLKSEMSGVTETSQQLMSVKKEIKEEEFEYLSAIQTVEEKRGLECECKTEMYTPPTMTLKEKTYSPMEIKDEEEFDLSEYGHYVSSPTRDIQRIQSNNKGNTEEKRNRCHNLSHLTVHMMKHTGEKPVQCSQCGENINYISSLKEPQRIHTGERPYQCYPCGKTFSHMSHLRTHQMIHAGEKPHQCSQCGKAFKQMCDLKKHQRFHTGETPHQCSQCGKAFNFISDLKSHQKIHTGERPYQCSHCGKTFSRMDNLKTHQRIHTGERPYQCCQCGKAFSRMAVLEKHQRIHTGEKPHQCSQCGKTFSLMCNLKTHQRIHTGEKPHQCSQCGKAFSHMCNLKSHQRIHSNDVLPC, encoded by the exons GGGATTACATAAGTGGACGAGTTACTGCAGTGGTTTCAAGTCCAACGAGGATCCAGTCACTCACCGTCAAGGCAAAGGGTAAAGCGAAT GGGCTGTCGATCATGGACCTGGAAGGCATGTGTACCCTTTCACATTCCAGCTTCCCAACAA aactaaagtcagaaatgtctggagTTACGGAAACATCACAAcagctcatgtcagtgaagaaggagataaaagaagaagaatttgagtATTTGTCTgcaattcagacagtggaagaaaagcgtGGACTGGAAtgtgaatgcaagactgaaatgtacacGCCACCAACCATGACCTTGAAAGAAAAAAcgtattcaccaatggaaattaaagatgaagaagaatttgatttaagTGAATATGGTCACTATGTCTCTTctcctacaa gagacattcaaaggatccaatctaacaacAAAGGGaacactgaggaaaaaagaaacagatgtCACAACCTGTCACACCTAACGGTACATATGATGAAACATACCGGAGAAAAGCCagttcagtgttctcagtgtggagaGAACATTAATTACATATCTAGCCTCAAGGAAccccagaggatccatactggggaaaggcCTTATCAGTGTTATccgtgtggaaagacctttagccACATGTCTCATCTTAggacacaccagatgatccatgctggggaaaagccacaccagtgttctcagtgtggaaaggcctttaaacaaatgtgtgatctcaagaaacaccagaggttccatactggggaaacgccacatcagtgttctcagtgtggaaaggcctttaattTCATATCTGACCTCAAgtcacaccagaagatccacactggggaaaggCCTTATCAATGTTCTCATTGTGGAAAAACCTTCAGCCGTATGGATAATCTtaaaacacaccagaggatccatactggagaaaggCCTTatcagtgttgtcagtgtggaaaggcctttagccgaATGGCTGTCCTCGaaaaacaccagaggatccatactggagaaaagccacatcagtgttctcagtgtggaaaaacctttagccTTATGTGTAATCTtaaaacacaccagaggatccatactggagaaaagccacatcagtgttctcagtgtggaaaggcctttagccataTGTGTAATCTCAAGAgtcaccagaggatccattcaaatgatgtgctgccctgctaa